A region of Flavobacterium indicum GPTSA100-9 = DSM 17447 DNA encodes the following proteins:
- a CDS encoding DUF1398 domain-containing protein, protein MMFTVEQIKTAHGKVKSGADFPAYIQEIKQMGVTHYEAYVTDGHTDYHGGSDFMVTVPAKYEPLVIADVPNLEVFKSELIAHQQGKTDYLTFIRMCAETGIEKWEICLSQMTCTYFDLAGKVVLVEQIPE, encoded by the coding sequence ATGATGTTTACCGTTGAACAAATCAAAACAGCACATGGAAAAGTTAAGTCAGGAGCAGATTTTCCAGCGTATATTCAGGAAATTAAACAAATGGGGGTGACCCATTATGAAGCCTATGTAACCGATGGGCATACAGACTATCATGGGGGGAGTGACTTCATGGTTACAGTTCCAGCAAAATACGAACCGTTAGTAATTGCTGATGTACCCAATCTTGAAGTTTTTAAATCAGAATTAATTGCGCATCAACAAGGCAAAACAGATTACTTGACATTCATACGTATGTGCGCCGAAACCGGTATAGAAAAATGGGAAATTTGTTTAAGTCAAATGACTTGTACGTATTTTGATCTTGCAGGTAAAGTCGTTTTGGTTGAGCAAATCCCAGAATAA
- a CDS encoding alpha/beta hydrolase yields the protein MKNLYAQLLFVLIALTSCSKVSQQKDPIPVHDTFTLQSKQVGEARVINVWVPENYSTLKMALPVVYMADGGINEDFPHIANTLSKLIQEKKIRPVLLVGIENTQRRRDLTGYTDVATDKEIAPVVGGSEKFRTFIKEELFPEIEKRYRTTSERSIIGESLAGLFVMETFLIHPDLFTNYIAFDPSLWWNDHKLVKTAQEHLAQFPKTPKRLWFAGSDAEDIAQYTKALAAVLKTENTPNLQWKYSDEPKEKHHTIFRATKEKALIYALNDAAE from the coding sequence ATGAAAAATTTATATGCACAACTTTTATTCGTTTTAATTGCATTGACAAGTTGTTCAAAAGTGAGTCAACAAAAGGACCCAATTCCTGTTCATGATACATTTACACTTCAATCCAAACAAGTAGGAGAAGCGCGTGTTATTAATGTTTGGGTACCCGAAAATTATTCAACGCTGAAAATGGCATTACCTGTGGTGTATATGGCCGATGGCGGAATTAATGAAGACTTTCCGCATATTGCGAATACCTTATCAAAACTTATTCAAGAAAAGAAAATCCGACCGGTTCTATTAGTAGGTATTGAAAACACTCAACGAAGAAGAGATTTAACAGGTTACACCGATGTGGCAACAGACAAAGAAATTGCACCAGTAGTGGGAGGATCTGAAAAGTTTAGAACTTTTATTAAAGAAGAACTTTTTCCTGAAATTGAAAAAAGATACCGAACCACTTCAGAAAGAAGCATCATCGGTGAATCCTTAGCCGGACTTTTTGTAATGGAAACGTTTTTAATACACCCCGATTTGTTTACAAATTACATCGCATTTGATCCGTCACTTTGGTGGAATGATCATAAACTAGTAAAAACAGCTCAGGAGCATTTAGCTCAATTTCCAAAAACACCTAAAAGACTTTGGTTTGCAGGTTCTGATGCGGAAGACATTGCGCAATATACCAAAGCATTAGCCGCTGTGTTAAAGACAGAAAACACGCCCAACTTACAATGGAAGTATTCCGACGAACCTAAAGAAAAGCATCATACCATATTTAGAGCCACAAAAGAGAAAGC